The Parvibaculum sp. DNA segment CGGCCACCGTCAGGCTGCCATCCTCGTCGAACGTCACCTCGATCCAGTTGGCGTGCCCCGCGACCGCCTCGTCCATCGAGTTGTCGAGCACTTCGGCAAAGAGGTGATGCAGCGCTTTCTCGTCGGTGCCGCCGATATACATGCCCGGCCGCCGGCGCACGGGCTCGAGCCCCTCCAGCACCTCGATGTCCTTGGCCGAATAGGTCCCGTCGCCCTTCGTCGCCTTCGTGGACGCGGGCTTTCCGGCCTTCGCGGCGGCATTGGGGCTCGCGGCGATGGAAAAGAGATCATCGGTATCGGCTGGTTTGCGCGTCTTGGGGGCGGCCATGCACTCGAACTTTATGTGAGAGAATCAATCGGGATTGTAGGGCGGGGCGTCGATGCGCGCCATGCCGTCGGCTTCCTTATCGCTCCTCGAAGCAGCTTGCCCGTGTGCCTGAATATGCGACAGTCGGGCATCGCGTAATTCGGGAGAAAACGATGTCCGCCACCATATCTTCGCCATTGACGCTGCCTTGCGGCGCCACATTGAAAAACCGCATCGCCAAGGGCGCCATGACCGAGGGGCTGGGCGATGCGCAGAACCGCGCGACGGAGGCTCATGTCCGTCTCTATCGCCGTTGGGCCGCGGGCGGGGCAGGGATGCTTTTGACCGGCAACGTTCAGGTCGACCGCCGCTACATGGAGCGCCCCGGCAATGTGGCGATCGACGGGCCCCAATCGAACGAAGCGATCGCGGCGCTGCGCAACTACGCGAAGGCGGGCACGGAAAACGACACGCATCTTTGGATGCAGATTTCCCATGCCGGTCGCCAGACCCCGGCCTCGGTCAACAAGGAGCCGGTCGCACCGTCGGCAAAGCCGCTTGAAATGCCGGGCGCGCAGTTTGGCGATCCGCGCGCCATGACCGGCGCCGAAATCGAGGATGCGATCCGCCGCTTCGCTCATGTTGCCGCCGTCGCCCGCGACACCGGCTTCACCGGCGTCCAGATCCATGGCGCGCATGGCTATCTGATTTCGGAGTTTCTCTCGCCCGACGTCAACAGCCGCACCGACGAATGGGGCGGCAGTCTCGAAAATCGCGCGCGGCTTCTGCTTGAAATCGTCCGCGCGGTGCGCAAGGCGGTCGGCCCTGACTTTCCGGTCTCGGTGAAGCTGAATTCCGCCGATTTCCAGCGCGGCGGCTTCTCCCACGAAGATGCGATCCGGGTTGCCGCCTGGCTCGACGCCGAAGGCCTCGATCTCCTTGAAATCTCCGGCGGCACTTATGAGCAGCCGCGTCTTGTCGGCCTCGACGACCTGACGTTGCATCCCGAGAAGTCCGAGCCGCGCCGCGAAAGCACCATTGCCCGCGAAGCCTATTTCCTCGAATACGCCAAGGACATCCGCGCCGCGGTGAAAATGCCGTTGATGGTGACGGGCGGCTTTCGCACCGCCGCCGGCATGAACGCGGCGCTGGCGAGCGGCACCATGGACGTGGTCGGCATCGCGCGCCCGCTCTGCGTCGATACGGCCATCCCCGCAAAGCTCCTGTCGGGCGCGGCAGCGGAAACGCCGGCCTACGAAAAAACGCTGCGCATCGGACCCGGCATTCTCGGTCCCCACAGCCGCTTCAATCTGGTCAAGGCATTGAACGGCTGGGGCCAGCAGGGCTGGTTCTGCCTTCAACTCCTGCGCATGGGCGCCGGTCAGGAGCCCGATCCGCGCATGGGTGTCTTCTCGGCCTTCCGCAACTACGCAAAGAACGAGGCACGGACGGCGGCGGCCTTGCAGCGCCCCTGAGCGGCGAAGGAGCGAGCGTGAAAATAGCGGATCGATGGTTCGAACGGCAGCAGATGGACGATGGCGTCACGCTGCTCTTCGAGCCGCATGTCAATCCCTTCATCCGCTGCAACATCTGGTTCGTGCGCGGCCGCGACCGCGACCTGGTGATCGACACCGGCACCGGCGTCTGCTCCTTGGCCGCCGAAATCGCCGGCCTCACCGGCAAGCCGCTGGTCGCCGTCGCGACCCATATCCACTACGACCATGTCGGTTCGCTGCACGAATTCGAGAACCGCTTGATGCATCCTGCCGAAGCGCCGTTGATGGAGCACGACGCCGAATTCGCAGCGCTATCCGCCGCCGCCTTCCCTGAAGACATCCGCGAGGCGCTTGCCGGTTATGGCCTCGGTCGCGACGAAGTGCTGATCGACGCGCTGCCGCATGAAGGCTACGACATCGCTTCCTACGGCATCGTGCCGACGCGCGCCACCGGACTGATCGGGGAGGGCGACGCCGTCGATCTCGGCGACCGTCGCTTTTCGGTCATGCATTTGCCCGGTCACTCGCCGGGCTCGGTTGGCTTGTGGGAAGAAAAAACGCAAACGCTCTTTTCGGGCGATGCGATCTATGACGGTCCGCTGCTCGATGAATTGCCGGGATCCGACATCGCCGCCTATGTGAAAACAATCCGCCGCCTGCGCGACATGAGCCCCCGCATCGTTCATGGCGGCCACGATCCGAGCTTCGACGGCGCCCGCCTCGTCGAACTCTGCGACGACTATCTGGCGCGGCGCGGCGACTGAACGTCGATCCGCGCCAGCACAAAGCTCACACGCGCCTCGACACAGTCCCTCGGCAACTCCACAAGCACGTACCCGGCCTCGCGATAGGTAATCCGAATAGCGTCATGTGTCGCCACCGCCTCTGCGAAATCCTGTTTGCGCTCGGCGTCATTTTCGTAAATCTCGGCCCAGGGCGGCGCGATGAAAACCGTTCCGTTGTAGCGGTAGCGCGCCACCGCTTCCTCGATATGAGGCGGTATTTCGGCGTCGATCAGCCGGCTGTAGCCGATGAGATCGGGCAGACCGCGGTCGAAAAAGACAGGTTGCGCTGTGCCCATCTCCGCCTCGTAAGTGTCGATCGCATGCGCAAGCATCAGTGCGCGAAAGGCAAGGCGGTCGCCTGCATGAGTCGCGTTGCCGCCGGTCTGCGTCTGCTCGCGAATGATCCTGCGGCCCGCCTCTTCGACGCAACGAAAGCCGCGACCCGCCAGTGCTTCGATCAGCTTCGTCTTTCCCGCACCGGGACCGCCCGTAACGATGTGAAAATTTGGTTGTTCAATTTTCAGCTTTAGTCCCCCTGCGTGACGAAACGGCAAGTCGCAACGGCGCAACCTTGCAGGCTGCACACGACATTGACGACGGCATGTTGATTGTGAAGCGGTGAATTCGGTCGAAGAGGATGGGAGATGCCATACGGCGCAACCCCGCTCCAGCGGAAGCCCCGGATTTTCCTGTCGGGCGTTCCCTCGCGGGGTTGCTTTTGGATGTGCTACTCGCACTCGCCCGCACTATAAAGCCGGGCTTATCTCCGTGCCTTCTGCCCGCGCGCTCAATTAGCGTCACGCTGGCGTCAGTGTTTATCCGCGCTTTTCCCTTGGCCTAAACGGTTTACCGACCGGTCACGCATGAGAACAGCGTCGGGTCTTGGCAGAGGATCGTGGTCGTCCATTCTTTACAGGGATTCTGCCTGCGTCGGTGGAGCCATCTTCAAAACCTCCTTCGTGAGACATAAAAATGCTACGCCCCAATCCGCAAAAAGGTCAAGGGAAATAAGGGTCTCTGGCGCGATTCATTGAGTCAGGAAAGCTGACCGATTTGTCGAATCTAAAAATCGGTAGACGGATTACTCTGCGACGCTACAAACGAAAAAGGCCGGAGCTTTCGCTCCGGCCTTTCGTTCGCTCGAACCCGATGGGTCAGACCGAGTAGTACATGTCGTACTCGACCGGATGCGGGGTCATTTCGTAACGCATGCACTCTTCCCACTTCAGTTCCAGATAGGCGTCGATCTGTTCGTCGGAGAACACATTGCCCTTGGTCAGGAACTTGCGGTCGGAATCGACCGCCGTCAGCGCCTCGCGGAGCGAGCCGGAAACGGTCGGAATGTTCTTCAGTTCCGCCGGCGGCAGGTCGTAGAGGTTCTTGTCCATCGGCCCGCCCGGATCGATCTTGTTTTCGATGCCGTCGAGACCGGCCATCAGCATCGCCGCGAAGGCGAGATACGGGTTGGCCGTCGGATCGGGGAAACGGATTTCGATACGCTTCGACTTCGGCGACGTGCCGTGCGGGATGCGGCAGGAGGCCGAACGGTTGCGCGCCGAATAGGCGAGCAGCACCGGCGCCTCATAGCCCGGTACCAGCCGCTTGTAGCTGTTGGTCGACGGGTTGGTGAAGGCGTTGAGCGCCTTGGCATGCTTCAGGATGCCACCGATATACCAGAGGCATTCCTGGCTGAGGTCGGCATATTTGTTGCCGGCGAAGAGCGGCTTGCCATCCTTCCAGATCGACTGGTGGCAATGCATGCCCGAGCCGTTGTCGCCAAACACCGGCTTCGGCATGAACGTCGCCGTCTTGCCGAAGGCCTGCGCCACATTGTGGATCACATACTTGTAGATCTGCATGTGGTCGGCGGCGGTGGTGAGCGTCTGGAACTTGGTGCCGAGCTCGTGCTGCGCGGCGGCGACTTCATGGTGATGCTTTTCGATCTTGACGCCCATCTCTTCCATGACCGTCAGCATTTCGCCGCGAAGATCCTGGCACGAGTCGATCGGATTAGCCGGGAAATAGCCGCCTTTGGTGCGCGGACGGTGGCCGAGATTGCCGGTCTCGTAGTGGGTGTCGGTATTGGTCGGCAGCTCGACCGAATCGACTTCGAAGCCGGTCTTGTAGGGCGAAGTCGAAAACTTGACGTCGTCGAAGATGAAGAATTCGGCTTCCGGTCCGAACACGATCGTATCGCCGATGCCGGTCGACTTGAGATAGGCCTCGGCCAGCTTCGCCGTGCCGCGCGGGTCGCGGCTGTAGGCCTCGCCGGTGGACGGTTCCATGATGTCGCAGAACACGGCCAGCGTCGTCTGAGCATAGAACGGGTCGATTGTCGCCGTTGCCGTATCGGGCAGCAGCACCATGTCGGACTCGTTGATCGCCTTCCAGCCGGCAATGGACGAACCGTCGAACATCGTGCCTTCGGCCCAGAAGTCGTCGTCGCAGAAGCCGATGTCGAATGTGACGTGCTGCATCTTGCCGCGCGGGTCGGTGAAGCGCAGGTCGATGTACTTGACGTCCTTTTCCTTGATGATCTGCTGAATAGGTTTGCCGGCCATTTGATCCTCTTTTCCCTGTTGTCCTTTAGGGGTTCGTGCGTCGGGCGCGCGCCCTCTTGCGAAAATCGCGCGCGAGCCTTGCGGTCCGCGGCGCGTCTTGGTCGTCTGCTAGGTGTCGGTCAATTCGTCCCCTTAGATAGCCTCCACGCCGGTTTCGCCGGTGCGGATGCGGATGGCTTCCTCGACGGATGA contains these protein-coding regions:
- a CDS encoding MBL fold metallo-hydrolase, with product MKIADRWFERQQMDDGVTLLFEPHVNPFIRCNIWFVRGRDRDLVIDTGTGVCSLAAEIAGLTGKPLVAVATHIHYDHVGSLHEFENRLMHPAEAPLMEHDAEFAALSAAAFPEDIREALAGYGLGRDEVLIDALPHEGYDIASYGIVPTRATGLIGEGDAVDLGDRRFSVMHLPGHSPGSVGLWEEKTQTLFSGDAIYDGPLLDELPGSDIAAYVKTIRRLRDMSPRIVHGGHDPSFDGARLVELCDDYLARRGD
- the glnA gene encoding type I glutamate--ammonia ligase — encoded protein: MAGKPIQQIIKEKDVKYIDLRFTDPRGKMQHVTFDIGFCDDDFWAEGTMFDGSSIAGWKAINESDMVLLPDTATATIDPFYAQTTLAVFCDIMEPSTGEAYSRDPRGTAKLAEAYLKSTGIGDTIVFGPEAEFFIFDDVKFSTSPYKTGFEVDSVELPTNTDTHYETGNLGHRPRTKGGYFPANPIDSCQDLRGEMLTVMEEMGVKIEKHHHEVAAAQHELGTKFQTLTTAADHMQIYKYVIHNVAQAFGKTATFMPKPVFGDNGSGMHCHQSIWKDGKPLFAGNKYADLSQECLWYIGGILKHAKALNAFTNPSTNSYKRLVPGYEAPVLLAYSARNRSASCRIPHGTSPKSKRIEIRFPDPTANPYLAFAAMLMAGLDGIENKIDPGGPMDKNLYDLPPAELKNIPTVSGSLREALTAVDSDRKFLTKGNVFSDEQIDAYLELKWEECMRYEMTPHPVEYDMYYSV
- a CDS encoding AAA family ATPase, whose product is MPFRHAGGLKLKIEQPNFHIVTGGPGAGKTKLIEALAGRGFRCVEEAGRRIIREQTQTGGNATHAGDRLAFRALMLAHAIDTYEAEMGTAQPVFFDRGLPDLIGYSRLIDAEIPPHIEEAVARYRYNGTVFIAPPWAEIYENDAERKQDFAEAVATHDAIRITYREAGYVLVELPRDCVEARVSFVLARIDVQSPRRAR
- a CDS encoding NADH:flavin oxidoreductase/NADH oxidase family protein — translated: MSATISSPLTLPCGATLKNRIAKGAMTEGLGDAQNRATEAHVRLYRRWAAGGAGMLLTGNVQVDRRYMERPGNVAIDGPQSNEAIAALRNYAKAGTENDTHLWMQISHAGRQTPASVNKEPVAPSAKPLEMPGAQFGDPRAMTGAEIEDAIRRFAHVAAVARDTGFTGVQIHGAHGYLISEFLSPDVNSRTDEWGGSLENRARLLLEIVRAVRKAVGPDFPVSVKLNSADFQRGGFSHEDAIRVAAWLDAEGLDLLEISGGTYEQPRLVGLDDLTLHPEKSEPRRESTIAREAYFLEYAKDIRAAVKMPLMVTGGFRTAAGMNAALASGTMDVVGIARPLCVDTAIPAKLLSGAAAETPAYEKTLRIGPGILGPHSRFNLVKALNGWGQQGWFCLQLLRMGAGQEPDPRMGVFSAFRNYAKNEARTAAALQRP